One window of Nicotiana tomentosiformis chromosome 11, ASM39032v3, whole genome shotgun sequence genomic DNA carries:
- the LOC138901635 gene encoding uncharacterized protein encodes MEEDFMNHFRFNTEISPDRFALVNLQKKPSESFQEYARRWRSEAARAQPPLDDSELTNYFIRAQEGIYFEKKMGMMGEKFPEMVKMGDFLEEGIKSGKVQSMAALQASSKAIQ; translated from the coding sequence ATGGAGGAGGACTTCATGAATCATTTTCGATTCAATACAGAGATCTCTCCTGATCGGTTCGCACTAGTGAACCTACAGAAAAAACCATCTGaatcattccaagaatatgcacgaCGGTGGAGGTCGGAGGCTGCTAGAGCGCAACCTCCGCTAGATGATAGTGAACTAACCAACTATTTCATTAGAGCCCAGGAGggaatatactttgaaaagaAGATGGGAATGATGGGAGAGAAATTCCCCGAGAtggtcaagatgggagatttcttagaagaggGCATAAAATCTGGTAAAGTACAATCCATGGCAGCATTGCAAGCGTCCAGCAAGGCCATCCAATAA